From the genome of Desulfurella amilsii:
CTCTGCCTGTATATTGCGATGATAAGTTTCTGGTTTCACCTTTCCAATTATTTAAAAACTGATTTGCAAGTTCCACAACACCCTCGTGTTTAAATCTAAAAGACATTGTTAAATAAAACTCTTGCCAATCAAGTTTAGCAAGCGTGTTTTCAGCTCCACGCCAAGAATAGATAGATTGATGCTTGTCGCCTACCGCTACTTTTTTCTTTATAGGGGCATTAACAAGCAGATATTCCTGTATGCCGTTTAAATCCTGCGATTCGTCTACAAGTAATGCGTCAAAGCTTTTTAAGTAATCTTGAATAAATTTTGCAGGTAAAAGCTTCTGAAAAAACTTTAAATATATATCGTGCGTTAAGCCTATTTCAAAATTAGATACAGCAAGCAGAGAAGTATTGATTTTTGATGCTAAATCCGCTATGTTTCTGCTGTCATAATTGGCATTATAAAGAAGTTTGTATTTATTTCTTAAATCTTTATCAAGATTGATTAATTGTCTTATATTTTCTGGTTTGGCTTCTAAATAATAAGAGTTGCAAAACTTTTCTAAAACATCTCTTAAAAAAGTTGTTTTGAAATAATCGGTAGAGTGAAAATATTTTGAAAGTTCTGTTGTAAAGTCTTTTTTTGTTAAAACACCTTTTCGTTTAAATTTTGTATCCAAAAACTTGTAAGCAAGAGAGTGTATCGTCATAACAGTGCAGTTTGACGGCATTTTTGTTTCTAATTCTAATTTTACCGATTTGTTGAATACAAGCACTAAAAAATTTAAGTTAGGATTATCTTTGGCTATTTCTATAAGCGTAGTTGTTTTACCTGTGCCTGCATAAGCGTTTATCTTAATGTGATTGTGTTTTTTAAAAGCCTTTAAAATATCTTTTTGTTCCTGTGTTAATTCCATTTAAACTCTCTTATCCTAATTT
Proteins encoded in this window:
- a CDS encoding UvrD-helicase domain-containing protein; protein product: MELTQEQKDILKAFKKHNHIKINAYAGTGKTTTLIEIAKDNPNLNFLVLVFNKSVKLELETKMPSNCTVMTIHSLAYKFLDTKFKRKGVLTKKDFTTELSKYFHSTDYFKTTFLRDVLEKFCNSYYLEAKPENIRQLINLDKDLRNKYKLLYNANYDSRNIADLASKINTSLLAVSNFEIGLTHDIYLKFFQKLLPAKFIQDYLKSFDALLVDESQDLNGIQEYLLVNAPIKKKVAVGDKHQSIYSWRGAENTLAKLDWQEFYLTMSFRFKHEGVVELANQFLNNWKGETRNLSSQYTGRENNLTAHITRTNAQIIELIDKAKANEKIRFTREISEIFRSVKEIVKLIEAINYNDPSGLSGYLKLIYDKMIKENIKETEQMSEFFLQAGDYEYFNALEIVKKYGEYKIDDLYKKAIKLKDPNGEKVFTTAHSAKGMEFDNVVIEKDFANIKDIMAGYIAYEILDKKSKISEEQAESLLQGIKNHDSVLSDVIDEINLQYVATTRAIKNISGAGLKNIVDGFREVFKAKELAKIVNKRREDIDKSLGINTEPEQKKPQIKKQNKVANF